A genome region from Bacteroidota bacterium includes the following:
- a CDS encoding DUF362 domain-containing protein codes for MNSKVAIVRCNSYELDEVRKAVKKGIALIGGAGKFVKEGEKIVLKVNLLAAEAPEKCVTTHPSVFQSVAEIFSAEGAILRYGDSPGFGSPGGTAKKAGITEVAGGMNIPLADFKEGREVFFAEGKQNKKFYIANGILDADGVISLPKMKTHGLERFTGAVKNQFGCIVGMRKAEFHAKLPDPFDFTRMLIDLNAFIKPRLFIMDGIIAMEGNGPRGGTPRPMNVLLFSADPVALDATACRMINLKPENVPTTLIGSEAGLGTFSGDEIELVGDELKSFLQPDFVVDRSPVKAAQKKKIYQFVNEQLVPKPVIIPEKCTKCGTCIASCPVEGKAVNWPDGDHTKVPVHDYDKCIKCYCCQEMCPQSAIVLKDPFLRKIFVH; via the coding sequence ATGAATAGTAAAGTAGCGATAGTTCGTTGTAATTCTTATGAATTGGATGAAGTCAGGAAAGCGGTTAAGAAAGGAATTGCGCTTATTGGCGGGGCCGGTAAATTCGTAAAGGAAGGCGAAAAGATAGTTTTAAAAGTCAACCTTCTTGCTGCCGAAGCTCCTGAAAAATGCGTCACTACGCATCCTTCAGTTTTCCAATCTGTTGCTGAAATATTTTCGGCTGAAGGTGCCATTCTCAGGTATGGCGATTCTCCCGGCTTCGGATCTCCTGGTGGTACGGCTAAAAAAGCCGGGATTACCGAAGTTGCAGGCGGGATGAATATACCCCTGGCCGATTTTAAAGAAGGCCGCGAAGTCTTTTTTGCAGAGGGCAAACAAAACAAGAAGTTTTATATTGCCAATGGGATTTTGGATGCTGACGGGGTAATCAGTCTTCCCAAGATGAAAACACACGGACTTGAAAGGTTTACCGGCGCAGTCAAGAATCAGTTCGGATGTATCGTCGGAATGAGAAAAGCGGAATTTCATGCTAAACTTCCGGATCCTTTTGATTTTACAAGAATGCTGATAGATTTGAATGCTTTTATCAAGCCCCGCCTTTTTATTATGGACGGTATCATTGCCATGGAAGGCAATGGCCCGCGAGGAGGCACTCCCAGGCCTATGAATGTGCTCTTGTTTTCAGCCGACCCGGTTGCCCTTGATGCCACTGCCTGCCGGATGATTAACCTCAAACCTGAAAATGTCCCTACAACCTTAATCGGCAGTGAAGCCGGCCTGGGAACTTTTTCCGGGGATGAAATAGAACTTGTCGGAGATGAGCTAAAAAGCTTTTTACAACCTGACTTTGTGGTTGACCGCAGTCCGGTAAAAGCAGCCCAAAAGAAAAAGATTTATCAGTTTGTTAACGAACAGCTTGTCCCCAAACCTGTTATTATTCCGGAGAAGTGCACCAAATGCGGGACCTGCATCGCCAGCTGCCCGGTTGAAGGAAAAGCAGTCAATTGGCCGGATGGAGACCATACTAAAGTTCCTGTTCATGATTATGACAAATGCATCAAATGTTATTGCTGTCAGGAAATGTGCCCGCAAAGTGCAATTGTTTTGAAGGATCCCTTTCTTAGGAAAATTTTTGTTCATTAA